One Shewanella sp. MR-4 DNA window includes the following coding sequences:
- a CDS encoding MarR family winged helix-turn-helix transcriptional regulator, which translates to MASNTLGALLSDITRMMRRVFQETYRPTADCSLTLSQARALLHIERNEGLKQIELADRLEIKPITAARLIDVLCDAGLVERRPDAKDRRAFQLFLTEAAAPHLAEIERAVTIVYAQAFKGFDEAESQMVVRLLSQIHKNFSV; encoded by the coding sequence ATGGCATCAAATACCCTAGGCGCACTCTTAAGTGATATTACCCGCATGATGCGCCGCGTATTCCAAGAAACCTACAGGCCCACGGCAGACTGCTCGCTGACACTGTCTCAGGCGAGAGCCTTATTACATATCGAGCGCAACGAAGGTCTTAAACAGATTGAACTGGCGGATCGCCTCGAAATTAAACCTATCACGGCCGCGAGATTAATTGATGTGTTGTGTGACGCAGGTTTGGTTGAACGTAGGCCCGATGCCAAGGACAGACGCGCTTTTCAGTTATTTTTGACTGAAGCGGCTGCGCCCCATTTGGCCGAAATTGAACGCGCCGTGACCATAGTGTACGCCCAAGCCTTTAAAGGATTCGATGAAGCCGAGTCACAGATGGTGGTCCGCTTGTTGTCGCAAATTCATAAAAATTTTTCAGTCTAA
- a CDS encoding HlyD family secretion protein has protein sequence MSDANPQAPQGNMRKKRSVLLIVVPLLSVLTIGAVYLHGGRYMETDNAYVKADKVPVSAQVAGNVDSLYVVENQRVEKGQVLFRLDDAMFKVMVDKASAKLAQVKTDLAVLKASYHEKQAEITLAETKLTFAEKEQKRQENLIGKHFVSESQLEDARQNTDIARQNIQTLQKDLHRIAESLGGSPDFPIEQHPSYLEALAQLNEAKLDLSRVEIKAPVSGVVSQLPKLGQYVNVGAIALALVADHALWIEANFTETDLTHVKPGQKVNIHIDTFPDNRWQGTVESLSPATGAEFSLIPAQNATGNWVKIAQRVPVRIAIDTVLPEAPLRAGLSAVVDIDTEYQRKLLGFSL, from the coding sequence ATGAGTGACGCAAACCCTCAAGCCCCTCAAGGTAATATGCGTAAAAAACGCAGCGTGTTACTGATTGTGGTTCCTCTGTTATCTGTTTTGACCATAGGTGCGGTTTATCTGCATGGCGGCCGCTACATGGAAACCGATAACGCCTACGTGAAGGCGGATAAAGTCCCCGTGAGTGCTCAAGTGGCCGGGAATGTGGACAGCTTGTATGTGGTGGAAAACCAACGGGTTGAAAAGGGGCAAGTGTTGTTTCGCCTCGACGATGCCATGTTTAAGGTGATGGTCGATAAGGCAAGCGCCAAACTGGCACAGGTCAAAACCGATTTAGCGGTACTCAAGGCGAGTTACCATGAGAAACAAGCCGAAATTACCCTAGCTGAAACCAAGTTAACCTTTGCCGAGAAAGAGCAAAAGCGGCAGGAGAATTTAATCGGTAAACACTTTGTGTCCGAATCTCAGCTTGAAGATGCAAGACAAAATACCGATATCGCGCGGCAGAATATTCAGACCCTGCAAAAAGATTTACACCGCATTGCCGAAAGCTTAGGTGGCAGCCCCGATTTTCCGATTGAACAACATCCCAGTTATTTAGAAGCTTTAGCCCAATTAAATGAAGCCAAGCTTGATTTAAGCCGCGTGGAGATTAAAGCCCCAGTATCAGGTGTCGTTAGCCAACTGCCTAAGTTGGGACAATATGTGAATGTTGGCGCCATCGCTTTAGCGCTGGTGGCCGATCATGCCCTCTGGATTGAGGCTAACTTCACCGAAACCGATTTAACCCACGTCAAACCCGGACAAAAGGTCAATATCCATATCGATACCTTTCCCGACAATCGCTGGCAAGGTACGGTCGAGAGTTTAAGTCCGGCAACCGGCGCTGAGTTCTCGCTGATCCCCGCGCAAAATGCCACGGGCAACTGGGTGAAAATCGCCCAGCGCGTTCCGGTGCGAATTGCCATTGATACTGTGTTACCCGAGGCGCCGCTGCGTGCCGGATTAAGCGCCGTGGTGGATATCGATACTGAATATCAACGTAAGTTGTTGGGTTTTAGTCTGTGA